In Bacteroidota bacterium, a genomic segment contains:
- a CDS encoding cytochrome C554: MRTTRFVFLCMAMLVLVMGTSLAQNKFSGAKMCAACHKGGKGGTAYTVWEKSAHANAYKTLLSEESKKIAKDKGLKAAPHEAPECLKCHVTGGGMAKNVEASFKKEEGVTCESCHGAASAYKMLHSKGDLAKSKEAGLIVAEKNEKACITCHNSESPTFKGFKFDTEWAKIAHATKK, from the coding sequence ATGAGAACAACCCGGTTCGTATTTCTGTGTATGGCAATGCTTGTTCTGGTTATGGGGACAAGCCTTGCACAAAATAAATTCAGCGGTGCAAAAATGTGCGCCGCGTGCCATAAAGGCGGCAAAGGCGGAACAGCATACACCGTATGGGAGAAAAGCGCCCACGCAAACGCATACAAAACGCTTCTGAGCGAAGAGTCGAAGAAGATCGCCAAAGACAAAGGCCTGAAAGCAGCCCCGCACGAGGCACCCGAATGCTTGAAATGCCACGTGACCGGCGGCGGTATGGCGAAGAACGTTGAAGCCAGCTTCAAAAAGGAAGAAGGCGTGACATGCGAATCGTGCCACGGCGCGGCATCGGCGTACAAGATGCTTCACAGCAAAGGCGACCTGGCAAAATCGAAGGAAGCCGGCTTGATTGTGGCCGAGAAGAACGAAAAAGCCTGTATCACATGCCACAACTCCGAAAGCCCGACGTTCAAGGGCTTCAAGTTCGATACAGAATGGGCCAAGATCGCCCACGCAACCAAGAAATAG
- a CDS encoding cytochrome b/b6 domain-containing protein — MSLRHLWFRSVRTAGLLFAAAAVWNPLYLKAQDKEDCLVCHSEKSLTMERKGKSVSLFVDGAHFDQSAHADLGCVSCHEGFKADQLPHAKRIKPVDCGSCHADEKFTNYQQSVHGALKKGKPAASCTDCHTTHSIRKLSEMPLSEKKAFTEQICATCHTSVATKYIASDHGKALAAAIKGAPTCIDCHGEHEVVAPTSEDAKTSRKQEARMCLSCHLDDEEVRKRVGPSAGFIASYENSVHGQAVQHGNEGAATCSDCHGSHEMKKGSDPDSKVSKKHIAETCGQCHGDIQAQFDESIHAKALMRGITASATCTDCHGEHNILSPKDSRSPVAPRNVSSQVCTPCHASLKLTEKYGLAANRFKSFTDSYHGLASRGGSVEVANCASCHGVHDIKPSTDSTSLIHPSNLVNTCGSCHPGANENFTRGRVHVIATSGEDAILYYIATGYIALIILTIGGMFVHNALDFVKKSKRQLMYRRGLLEREHHSNKLYLRMSLNERIQHATLAISFMILVVTGFALRYPDAWWVVPVRDISPWMFELRSLLHRIAGVVLVLVSLYHVYYVLAVPRGKRLLQDLLPVRQDILDVVAMMKYYLRFSEEKPKFGRFSYIEKAEYWALIWGTVVMAVTGVILWFDNTFMGLFTKMGWDIARTIHFYEAWLATLAIIVWHFYFVIFNPDSYPLNLAFWKGTLTEEEMAEEHPLELAEIKKREAAELAERAKQEKEQQQTTA; from the coding sequence ATGAGTTTACGACATCTTTGGTTTCGAAGTGTAAGAACTGCCGGGTTGCTGTTTGCGGCAGCAGCCGTATGGAATCCACTCTACCTCAAGGCTCAGGACAAAGAAGATTGCCTTGTTTGCCATTCGGAGAAGTCGTTGACGATGGAACGGAAGGGAAAGTCCGTTTCGCTGTTTGTCGATGGAGCACATTTTGACCAATCGGCCCACGCAGACCTGGGATGCGTCTCCTGCCACGAAGGATTCAAGGCCGACCAGTTGCCGCACGCCAAACGCATCAAACCGGTTGATTGCGGATCGTGCCACGCCGATGAGAAGTTCACGAACTACCAGCAAAGCGTTCACGGCGCGCTGAAAAAGGGGAAGCCCGCCGCCTCATGTACAGATTGCCACACTACGCATTCGATCCGGAAGTTGTCCGAGATGCCCTTGTCGGAGAAGAAGGCATTTACAGAACAAATCTGCGCGACATGTCACACGTCCGTTGCAACAAAGTACATAGCGTCCGATCACGGGAAGGCCCTCGCTGCTGCCATCAAAGGTGCCCCGACGTGTATTGATTGCCACGGCGAACATGAAGTCGTCGCACCCACGTCCGAGGATGCCAAGACAAGCCGCAAACAGGAAGCAAGGATGTGCCTGAGCTGCCATTTGGATGATGAAGAAGTGAGAAAGCGGGTCGGCCCTTCAGCGGGTTTCATTGCAAGCTACGAGAACAGCGTTCACGGACAGGCTGTACAGCATGGCAATGAAGGAGCCGCAACCTGCAGCGATTGTCATGGCAGCCATGAAATGAAGAAAGGCTCAGATCCGGATTCCAAAGTGTCGAAAAAACATATTGCCGAGACATGCGGGCAGTGTCACGGCGACATTCAAGCACAATTCGATGAGAGTATTCACGCCAAAGCGTTGATGCGGGGCATCACCGCCTCCGCAACCTGTACGGATTGTCATGGCGAACATAATATTCTCTCTCCCAAGGATTCCCGCTCCCCCGTCGCACCGCGCAACGTTTCTTCACAAGTGTGTACACCGTGTCACGCCTCCCTGAAGTTGACAGAGAAGTACGGGTTGGCGGCCAACCGCTTCAAGAGTTTTACAGATAGTTATCATGGACTCGCAAGCAGAGGAGGCTCTGTCGAGGTGGCAAATTGTGCGAGCTGCCACGGTGTGCACGACATCAAACCATCAACGGATTCGACATCCCTCATCCATCCCTCGAACCTTGTGAACACCTGCGGCTCGTGCCATCCGGGCGCCAACGAGAACTTCACCAGGGGAAGAGTGCACGTTATTGCGACCTCGGGTGAAGATGCGATCCTGTACTACATTGCGACGGGCTACATTGCTCTCATCATTTTGACTATTGGTGGGATGTTCGTTCACAATGCGTTGGATTTTGTCAAGAAGTCAAAACGCCAGCTTATGTATCGGCGCGGCCTTCTCGAGCGCGAGCATCATTCCAACAAGCTGTATCTCCGCATGTCGCTGAACGAGCGCATTCAACATGCTACCCTGGCAATCAGCTTCATGATACTTGTTGTGACGGGCTTTGCATTGCGCTACCCCGATGCGTGGTGGGTAGTCCCCGTTCGTGACATCAGTCCCTGGATGTTTGAACTGCGCAGTTTGCTGCACCGCATTGCCGGCGTTGTGCTTGTGCTGGTGAGTCTCTATCACGTGTATTATGTTCTCGCCGTGCCGCGAGGGAAACGTCTCCTGCAGGATTTGTTGCCGGTTCGCCAAGACATTTTGGACGTGGTGGCAATGATGAAATACTACCTGCGGTTTTCCGAAGAAAAGCCCAAATTCGGCCGTTTCAGCTACATTGAAAAAGCTGAGTATTGGGCGCTGATCTGGGGAACAGTTGTTATGGCAGTCACCGGCGTGATACTGTGGTTTGACAATACGTTCATGGGCCTGTTCACGAAAATGGGTTGGGATATTGCACGCACAATCCACTTCTACGAGGCATGGCTTGCGACGCTCGCCATTATCGTTTGGCATTTCTACTTCGTCATCTTCAACCCTGATTCGTATCCGCTCAACCTCGCATTCTGGAAAGGTACTTTGACGGAAGAAGAGATGGCCGAAGAACACCCGCTGGAACTGGCAGAAATCAAGAAACGTGAAGCGGCGGAACTGGCCGAGCGAGCCAAACAGGAAAAGGAGCAACAGCAGACAACTGCCTGA
- a CDS encoding universal stress protein — MMINLKKILITTDMSEHSVAAFDHGFSLGLLYASKIYVMYVAEDAQPMFRLYGLDTVLRPEHHRELESPGEKLDQFITTHVGTERKVVPVVRAGVPEVEIIRFAEEEGIDLIVLATHGWTGLRHILMGSVAEKVLRGSTVPVLTVKPIPMREEIVCKEDIEQELHIR, encoded by the coding sequence ATGATGATAAATCTCAAGAAAATTCTTATCACAACCGACATGTCGGAACATTCTGTCGCCGCGTTCGATCACGGGTTTTCGCTCGGCCTTCTGTACGCGTCGAAAATATACGTGATGTATGTTGCCGAAGACGCACAGCCGATGTTCAGACTGTACGGACTTGATACGGTTCTCCGGCCCGAACACCATCGTGAACTTGAATCCCCCGGCGAAAAACTCGATCAGTTCATCACTACGCATGTTGGAACGGAAAGGAAAGTGGTTCCTGTGGTACGCGCAGGCGTTCCCGAGGTTGAGATCATCCGGTTTGCCGAGGAAGAAGGGATTGACCTGATTGTACTCGCAACGCACGGATGGACCGGGTTGCGTCATATACTGATGGGCAGTGTGGCCGAAAAAGTGCTGAGAGGTTCAACAGTTCCCGTTTTGACGGTGAAGCCGATCCCGATGCGTGAGGAAATTGTCTGCAAAGAAGACATTGAGCAGGAATTGCACATTCGCTGA
- a CDS encoding sigma-54-dependent Fis family transcriptional regulator, producing MAESILIVDDEEIIRESLSFVLKKEGYSVQEAENGKVALEYIKERAFDLVITDIEMPEMKGIELMENISRLSPETMVVVITAYGSIESAIAALRRGAIDYVLKPVEFDELLVKTRRLLGDRRIRLENKLLRSEIHRHYDFENIIGKSSAMQRVFETIKKVAQTDGTVLITGKSGTGKELVARAVHYNSKRKEKPFIPVNCGALVENLFESELFGHKKGAFTGASMDRVGFFKTADGGTIFLDEVSEIPLHLQVKLLRAIEMKQVTPVGTSHEIPVDVRIIASTNRNLEKAVQDGKYREDLFYRLNVVGIELPPLSERIDDIPLLVQHFVSRYASEMNKDVRGVDHEAMKLLLAHNWKGEVRELENIIERATIFAEGNMITTKELPAFFGQSSGSFSVGGNKPLKEAVAEFEREYIGHMLRIHPSKDELAKALNISLSSLYRKIEELNIPSQS from the coding sequence ATGGCAGAGTCTATTCTTATAGTTGATGATGAGGAGATCATTCGCGAATCTCTTTCGTTTGTTCTGAAGAAAGAAGGATACTCTGTTCAGGAAGCCGAGAACGGCAAAGTGGCGCTCGAGTATATCAAAGAACGCGCCTTCGATCTCGTAATCACCGACATCGAAATGCCTGAGATGAAGGGGATTGAGTTAATGGAGAACATCTCCCGTCTGAGTCCTGAAACCATGGTTGTCGTGATTACCGCATACGGCTCTATTGAAAGTGCCATTGCCGCGCTCCGCAGAGGCGCCATCGACTACGTGCTGAAACCGGTCGAGTTTGATGAATTGCTGGTGAAGACGAGGCGTTTGTTAGGCGACCGCCGGATACGGTTGGAGAATAAATTGCTGCGCAGCGAAATTCACCGGCACTATGATTTTGAGAACATCATCGGCAAAAGTTCCGCAATGCAGAGGGTGTTTGAAACAATCAAGAAGGTCGCGCAAACGGACGGCACGGTGTTGATTACCGGAAAGAGCGGAACCGGAAAAGAACTTGTCGCTCGGGCCGTTCACTATAACAGCAAGCGAAAGGAGAAGCCGTTCATTCCGGTGAACTGCGGGGCCCTTGTGGAAAACCTGTTCGAGAGTGAATTGTTCGGCCACAAAAAAGGAGCCTTTACAGGGGCTTCAATGGATCGTGTCGGATTCTTCAAAACCGCCGACGGTGGAACTATCTTCCTCGACGAAGTGAGCGAGATTCCCCTGCATTTACAGGTGAAGCTGTTGCGTGCCATCGAAATGAAACAGGTGACCCCCGTCGGCACATCGCATGAAATACCCGTCGATGTCCGGATTATTGCCTCCACCAATCGCAACCTCGAAAAAGCAGTTCAGGACGGAAAATACCGCGAGGATTTGTTCTACCGGTTGAATGTTGTGGGTATTGAACTGCCGCCGCTGAGCGAGCGCATTGATGATATTCCCTTGCTTGTCCAGCATTTTGTGTCACGGTACGCAAGCGAAATGAACAAAGATGTGCGCGGCGTTGACCATGAAGCCATGAAACTTCTTCTTGCGCACAACTGGAAGGGAGAAGTCCGCGAGTTGGAAAACATCATCGAGCGGGCGACGATCTTCGCCGAAGGCAATATGATCACGACGAAAGAACTTCCGGCCTTTTTCGGTCAATCCTCCGGCTCATTTTCAGTCGGCGGTAACAAGCCTCTCAAAGAAGCCGTCGCCGAATTTGAACGCGAGTACATCGGGCACATGTTGCGTATTCATCCGAGCAAAGATGAACTCGCGAAGGCGCTCAACATCAGCCTCTCTTCACTCTATCGAAAGATTGAAGAACTCAACATCCCTTCTCAGAGTTGA
- a CDS encoding PAS domain S-box protein, with amino-acid sequence MAIQSSIANIFIDLIPDMCFVVSSERAVLAYNQRARELLGLPDVPTGDINFYDLLVDDSPRPLLAVLRATDSAREAEARFKGMNGQIVDTELAIRKISGPNTEFLYVIARDVSEEKKKELDLLRFSNVVHYTVNPIQITDARGRMVYVNPAFEKSTGYSKDELIGKNPNVVSSGKYSKEFWSKVWAKISIGKIWQGEIENKRKDGSSLYTQVLISPIVDADGKVVGYLGSHRDITEQKQLEQQLMHSQKMESMGTLAAGIAHEVGNPLTSISSIVQVLQRTINDEFAKEKLGLVQSQVHRITKIIRDLVDFSRPSNYQLQPTSIVSNVKEAVEIVKMAKKARNVKFFVDVRNDIPLLSLVPDQISQVFINILLNGVDAMDGKEGRIDVVVERGDDDIRIAISDSGCGIDEDHLAKIGEPFFTTKPVGQGTGLGLWVSHGIIKSFHGDIRLKSKRGEGTTFTIILPFHPKE; translated from the coding sequence ATGGCAATCCAATCCAGCATCGCCAATATCTTTATCGACCTCATTCCCGACATGTGCTTCGTCGTGTCGAGCGAACGGGCTGTTCTTGCGTATAACCAGCGGGCCCGCGAGTTGCTTGGTTTGCCGGATGTGCCGACGGGTGACATCAATTTCTATGACCTTCTTGTTGATGATTCGCCCCGCCCGTTGCTTGCCGTGTTGCGGGCAACAGACAGCGCGCGTGAGGCGGAGGCCCGGTTCAAAGGCATGAACGGCCAGATTGTTGATACCGAGTTGGCAATCAGAAAAATATCAGGCCCGAACACCGAATTCCTGTATGTGATTGCCCGCGATGTTTCCGAAGAGAAGAAGAAGGAACTCGACCTTCTGCGTTTCTCCAACGTGGTTCATTATACCGTCAATCCGATACAGATTACCGATGCACGGGGCCGGATGGTGTACGTAAATCCTGCGTTCGAAAAATCCACCGGCTACTCGAAGGATGAACTCATCGGCAAAAACCCCAACGTTGTCTCAAGCGGAAAGTACAGCAAAGAATTCTGGTCGAAGGTGTGGGCAAAAATCAGCATTGGAAAGATCTGGCAGGGAGAGATCGAGAATAAACGCAAAGATGGTTCCTCGCTCTACACTCAAGTATTGATCTCTCCCATTGTTGATGCCGACGGAAAAGTTGTTGGCTATCTCGGTTCGCATCGCGACATTACCGAGCAGAAACAACTTGAACAGCAATTAATGCATTCCCAGAAGATGGAAAGCATGGGGACTCTCGCCGCCGGGATTGCCCACGAAGTCGGCAATCCCCTCACCTCTATCTCATCAATTGTGCAGGTTCTTCAACGTACGATCAACGATGAATTCGCAAAAGAGAAGCTCGGACTTGTGCAATCGCAGGTTCATCGTATCACGAAAATTATCAGAGATCTTGTTGATTTTTCCCGTCCCTCCAATTATCAGTTGCAGCCGACGAGCATCGTCAGCAACGTGAAGGAAGCGGTGGAAATTGTGAAGATGGCCAAGAAAGCCAGGAACGTGAAGTTCTTCGTCGATGTCAGGAACGACATTCCCTTGTTGTCTCTGGTGCCTGATCAGATCTCACAGGTGTTCATCAACATCCTGCTGAATGGTGTTGATGCGATGGACGGAAAAGAAGGCCGCATTGATGTTGTTGTTGAGAGAGGTGACGACGACATCCGCATTGCCATTTCGGACAGCGGCTGCGGGATTGACGAAGACCATCTGGCAAAGATCGGCGAACCGTTCTTCACGACAAAGCCCGTCGGGCAGGGAACAGGCCTGGGGCTCTGGGTAAGTCACGGAATCATCAAGAGTTTTCACGGCGATATCAGGCTGAAGAGCAAGCGCGGCGAGGGCACAACATTTACGATTATTCTTCCATTCCATCCAAAGGAATAA
- a CDS encoding PAS domain S-box protein, which produces MLTAGRRVAWICALLAAAIGGAAIAGWIWGSRALTSFDAHYIPMAPNTAIFFLLLGISTFLLWFPARINLLIIRLVGLFVVLLSFMRLCEFVFDFDIGVDRWIFAAPEAYFGLAPAGRMAFFTAVNFLFTGSSLIILSISGERHNLNNIAGVNTIVVVCLGAAFCTAYFLDAPLFYSEAIIPMALNTAISFFLLGMALFATVTVKDFSRQYETEKHLHISLDRKILAAFGLAFSTILIVSIIAYNSITKTLESARLEAHTHEVLAEVSALLSSIKDMENASRGYIITNEKELLVEYRASVLEITHYVDRIRSLTKDNPEQQKRIGTLDSLIQRRVEFANNTIQVFEAEGAAAARSMAREAMAVPAMIQLHEHVENIERAERLLLNLRADAQKRSSRNMVNVLSLLAVLVTCMLAAIYMVVHRDLTGRKQAEHALRQLNTYLEHRVQERTASLLQSEERYRHLFESNPLPLWVFATDTLAFLEVNNAATVNYGYSREEFLTMTIKDIRPEEEITRLINDVAQQHKGLDSAGVWKHRKKDGTLLDVEITSHEIRYAGRGAKLVLANDVTERTRAEERFRLVVEASPNGIVMVDPRGNIALVNSQTERMFGYPRSELLGKSIEILVPERNRDIHAQNRDGYLANPQARAMGVGRELYGLRKDGTEFPVEIGLSPIELSEGSMVLGSIVDITTRKLAEDALRKSEGRFRTTLDHMMEGCQIIGFDWRYLYVNEVAARQGKSTKEQLLGRTMMEMYPGIDKSPFFENLRRCVNDRVPLRMENEFTFPDGSKGWFNLSLEPVPEGTFILSEDITKQKQMDEELKRYRDRLEELVRERTAQLEMANKELEAFSYSVSHDLRSPLRHIDGFSEMLQKTASERLDEKSRRYLTIISESVKKMGTLIDELLVFSRMGRTEMRSSEVNIEVLVKEALIELQNEVNGRDISWTIGRFPEVVGDPSMLRLVFVNLLSNAIKYTRTRTQPRVEVGLMTDPNEHVFFVKDNGVGFDDRYAGKLFGVFQRLHADTEFEGTGIGLANVRRIVNRHGGRTWAEGTIDGGATFYFSLPLDRTVHRTT; this is translated from the coding sequence ATGTTGACAGCAGGTAGACGTGTCGCCTGGATTTGCGCGCTTCTTGCCGCAGCGATTGGCGGTGCAGCTATTGCCGGTTGGATCTGGGGCTCGCGAGCACTCACCAGCTTTGATGCCCATTATATCCCCATGGCGCCAAACACTGCAATCTTCTTCCTGTTGCTTGGCATTTCGACATTTCTTCTCTGGTTTCCCGCAAGAATCAACCTCCTGATTATTCGACTTGTCGGACTGTTCGTTGTACTGCTCTCGTTCATGCGCTTGTGCGAGTTCGTATTCGACTTCGATATCGGTGTTGACAGGTGGATTTTTGCTGCTCCGGAAGCGTATTTCGGCCTTGCTCCCGCCGGGCGTATGGCATTCTTCACGGCAGTGAATTTCCTGTTTACAGGCAGTTCTCTCATTATTTTATCGATTTCCGGCGAACGTCACAACCTCAACAATATCGCCGGGGTAAACACCATTGTTGTCGTATGCCTTGGGGCAGCATTCTGTACGGCGTATTTTCTTGATGCTCCATTGTTCTATAGCGAGGCAATCATACCAATGGCTCTCAATACGGCCATCAGCTTTTTCCTTCTCGGTATGGCGCTATTCGCAACGGTAACCGTGAAGGATTTCTCCCGGCAGTATGAAACAGAGAAACATCTTCATATTTCGCTCGACAGAAAAATTCTCGCCGCGTTCGGCCTGGCATTCTCGACAATTCTCATTGTCAGCATCATAGCCTACAACAGCATTACAAAAACACTTGAGTCGGCGAGGCTTGAGGCACACACGCATGAAGTGCTTGCCGAAGTCTCGGCCCTCCTCTCATCAATCAAGGACATGGAGAATGCCTCGCGCGGATACATCATTACGAATGAGAAGGAACTGCTTGTCGAGTACCGCGCTTCTGTTCTGGAAATCACTCACTACGTCGACCGGATCAGGTCTCTCACCAAAGATAACCCTGAACAACAGAAACGGATCGGCACACTGGATTCACTGATCCAACGGAGAGTGGAGTTCGCGAACAACACTATCCAGGTGTTCGAAGCCGAAGGGGCTGCTGCTGCCAGGAGTATGGCACGCGAGGCAATGGCCGTGCCTGCAATGATTCAGCTTCATGAACATGTCGAGAATATCGAAAGAGCCGAGCGACTGCTGTTGAACCTGCGGGCCGACGCGCAAAAGAGAAGCTCACGCAATATGGTAAACGTCCTTTCCCTGCTTGCTGTTCTGGTTACGTGCATGCTTGCGGCAATCTATATGGTTGTGCATCGCGATCTGACGGGGCGCAAGCAGGCGGAGCATGCGCTCCGGCAGTTGAATACGTATCTGGAACATCGCGTTCAGGAACGGACGGCGTCTCTTCTGCAAAGCGAGGAACGCTACCGGCACTTGTTCGAGTCTAACCCGCTACCCCTCTGGGTTTTCGCTACGGACACCCTTGCATTCCTCGAGGTAAATAATGCCGCAACTGTCAACTATGGCTATTCCCGTGAAGAATTCCTGACAATGACAATCAAGGATATCAGGCCCGAGGAGGAAATTACACGACTCATCAACGACGTGGCGCAACAGCACAAAGGGCTCGACTCGGCAGGCGTGTGGAAACACCGGAAGAAAGATGGAACCCTCCTCGATGTCGAAATAACGTCGCACGAAATACGCTACGCCGGAAGAGGTGCCAAGCTGGTTCTTGCAAACGACGTTACCGAGAGAACCCGCGCTGAAGAACGCTTCCGGCTGGTGGTCGAGGCATCTCCCAACGGAATTGTGATGGTGGATCCCCGGGGCAACATTGCCCTTGTTAATTCTCAAACGGAACGGATGTTCGGCTATCCCCGCTCCGAGCTTCTCGGAAAATCCATAGAAATACTCGTTCCCGAACGCAACCGCGATATTCATGCGCAAAACAGGGACGGCTATCTGGCCAACCCTCAAGCAAGGGCAATGGGTGTTGGCCGTGAACTGTATGGTTTGCGAAAGGACGGCACCGAGTTTCCTGTGGAAATCGGGCTGAGCCCCATTGAATTGTCGGAAGGGTCAATGGTGCTCGGCTCCATCGTTGATATCACAACACGAAAGCTGGCCGAAGATGCATTGCGGAAGTCGGAAGGCCGGTTCCGGACGACGTTGGATCATATGATGGAGGGCTGCCAGATTATTGGATTCGATTGGCGGTATCTGTATGTGAATGAGGTTGCCGCGAGGCAGGGCAAGTCAACAAAGGAACAACTTCTCGGACGAACGATGATGGAGATGTATCCCGGCATCGACAAATCCCCCTTCTTTGAAAATCTGCGCCGATGCGTGAACGATCGCGTTCCACTGCGGATGGAAAACGAATTCACATTCCCGGATGGAAGCAAGGGCTGGTTCAACCTCAGCCTCGAGCCCGTGCCGGAAGGAACATTCATTCTCTCCGAGGATATCACAAAGCAGAAGCAGATGGACGAGGAATTGAAGCGATACCGCGACCGGCTTGAAGAACTGGTGCGCGAGCGGACCGCCCAGCTTGAAATGGCGAACAAGGAGCTTGAGGCATTCAGTTACTCCGTGTCGCATGATTTGCGGTCGCCGCTCCGTCATATTGACGGATTTTCGGAGATGTTGCAGAAAACTGCATCCGAGCGTCTCGATGAAAAAAGCCGGCGCTACCTTACCATTATTTCGGAATCCGTCAAGAAAATGGGGACGCTGATCGACGAACTGCTCGTATTTTCGCGAATGGGACGTACTGAGATGAGAAGTTCGGAGGTGAACATCGAAGTGCTTGTCAAGGAGGCCCTGATCGAATTGCAGAACGAAGTCAACGGCCGGGACATATCATGGACTATCGGACGTTTCCCGGAGGTTGTGGGAGATCCTTCCATGCTGCGTCTCGTTTTTGTGAATCTTCTCTCCAACGCAATCAAATACACACGTACTCGCACGCAACCGCGGGTGGAAGTCGGCCTTATGACTGACCCGAATGAACACGTGTTCTTTGTGAAAGACAACGGCGTCGGATTCGATGACAGGTATGCCGGCAAGCTGTTCGGCGTGTTCCAACGGCTTCATGCCGATACCGAGTTCGAGGGAACGGGAATCGGGCTGGCAAACGTCCGGCGCATCGTGAATCGTCACGGGGGAAGAACCTGGGCTGAAGGCACAATCGACGGAGGAGCGACATTTTATTTCTCCCTTCCGCTCGATCGAACAGTACATCGCACCACGTAA
- a CDS encoding response regulator, translating into MNSIKRILLAEDNVNDVELTLEALDDHHLANEVIVVSDGAEALDYLYRRNAFQNRPMENPVVILLDLKMPKVDGLEVLRIIKSDHDLKRIPVVILTSSREESDLIRSYELGVNAYVVKPVAFQEFVEAIKKIGAFWVLTNEPPAHKPEETHSSR; encoded by the coding sequence ATGAACAGCATCAAGCGTATCTTGCTTGCAGAAGACAACGTCAACGATGTAGAACTGACGCTGGAAGCTCTCGACGATCACCATTTGGCAAACGAAGTGATTGTGGTAAGCGATGGCGCCGAAGCCCTCGATTACCTCTACCGGCGGAATGCATTCCAAAACAGGCCTATGGAAAACCCGGTCGTGATTCTTCTTGACCTGAAGATGCCGAAGGTGGACGGCCTGGAAGTGTTGCGGATTATAAAATCCGACCATGACCTTAAGAGAATACCGGTTGTCATTCTCACCTCATCCCGCGAGGAAAGCGATCTCATCCGAAGTTATGAACTCGGAGTCAACGCCTATGTTGTCAAGCCCGTGGCATTCCAGGAGTTTGTTGAAGCCATAAAGAAGATCGGAGCATTCTGGGTGCTGACAAACGAACCGCCTGCACATAAACCTGAAGAGACACATTCAAGCCGGTAA